The DNA window TCAGCGGACCGCAATCTCGAAGTCGCCGTCCGAGCTGGCCGACCCACGCAGCATCGTCTCCGTGTTGAACTGCATGGAGATGTTGCCACGGAAGTCCACACCGATCGTGCCGCCATCCCCCGGCTTCAGCGTCTCCTCGATGGCACGACGCATCGAATCCTCCAGCGTCATTCCACCCAACTCCA is part of the Acidobacteriota bacterium genome and encodes:
- a CDS encoding isoaspartyl peptidase/L-asparaginase encodes the protein ELGGMTLEDSMRRAIEETLKPGDGGTIGVDFRGNISMQFNTETMLRGSASSDGDFEIAVR